One window from the genome of Isosphaeraceae bacterium EP7 encodes:
- a CDS encoding helix-turn-helix domain-containing protein, whose product MALITLQPAEREHLRGLARHSDDRRVIHRALALLDLDSGQPPLAVAARLGVSRSTVYNWAGRFAKERDPSPSLGDRPRAGRPPAARRAAEESAEAALGTDPRAAGYRHTNWTVPLLLAHLNRASGQQASGTTMRRALHGLGYRWKRPRFVLSRRSPTWRQAKGG is encoded by the coding sequence ATGGCCCTGATCACACTCCAGCCGGCCGAGCGCGAGCACCTGCGCGGACTGGCCCGTCACTCCGACGACCGCCGCGTCATCCACCGCGCCCTGGCCCTGCTGGACCTCGATTCCGGCCAGCCGCCGCTCGCCGTCGCCGCTCGGCTCGGCGTCAGCCGATCGACCGTCTACAACTGGGCCGGCCGGTTCGCCAAGGAGCGAGATCCAAGCCCGTCGCTGGGCGATCGCCCGCGCGCCGGCAGGCCGCCGGCCGCCAGGCGGGCCGCCGAAGAGTCGGCCGAGGCCGCCCTGGGGACGGATCCCCGCGCGGCCGGCTATCGCCACACCAACTGGACCGTGCCCCTGCTGCTGGCCCACCTGAACCGGGCCTCAGGCCAGCAGGCCAGCGGCACCACCATGCGGCGGGCCTTGCACGGGCTGGGCTATCGCTGGAAGCGGCCCCGCTTCGTCCTCTCGCGCCGATCGCCCACCTGGCGGCAGGCCAAAGGGGGCTGA
- a CDS encoding PAS domain S-box protein — protein MTNDAGLAPEYRALFEAVPIPFLVLRPDGRFTIVAVSDSYLRATVTTREGLLGRGLFDAFPDNPDDPNATGVRNLRASLVRVLATRAPDRMPVQQYDIQLPGGGFEERHWSPLNTPVLSPEGEVAHILHHVEDVTEVVRLRREGNEQKLAEEALRQSGEWFSTTLNSIGDAVIATDFAGRVVFMNAVAEALTGWAFAQARGLPLDSVFVILNEATRDPVPNPVDTVFATGRIQGLANHTVLVAKDGSECPIEDSAAPILGDDGHITGVVLVFHDASEQRRAEQALSASERRFASFADAAPAMLWVTEPDGTCSFLSQGWYEFTGQREGEALGFGWLDAVHPEDREDAGRLFVESNARREMFRCEYRFRRADGAYRWGIDIGRPRFSPEGEYLGYVGSVIDIHDRKQAEDRLRASEGEAKQSLSLLYELVQQCPFGIYIVDADFRIATMNRGSQEGAFVNVSPVIGRPFDEAMRILWPEAVAADVIRAFRHTLVAGEPYHSKEFVNPRADKDRVEGYEWELHRVTLPDGRPGVACYFFDSTRLREAESALRENGRRKDEFLAMLAHELRNPLAAVGNAATVLKMSSDPENVAFAKDIIERQTRQLARLIDDLLDVSRITSGKIRLRRELCDAGTILRQAIESVEPLIRERKHRLVTEFEEGALHLRADATRVEQIVVNLLTNAAKYSDNGGRIRLVGERQGDQVVISIEDDGIGIPAEKLPQMFELFAQGERSIARSEGGLGIGLTIVQKLAEMHGGSVSARSDGPGKGSTFAVRLPAASRPAPLPAGPGGVAAPGLRGSRILVVDDNVDTARGLVRLLKLLGNEVESAHDGASAIDTARLFKPEFVLLDIGLPGMDGYEVARRLRSEPCCTASVVIAVSGYGQDEDRRRSREAGFDHHLVKPVDFDRLVSLLTHAF, from the coding sequence ATGACCAATGATGCGGGCCTCGCCCCGGAATACCGTGCCCTCTTCGAGGCCGTCCCCATACCCTTCCTCGTGCTCCGACCCGACGGGCGGTTCACCATCGTCGCCGTGAGCGACTCCTACCTTCGGGCGACGGTCACCACGCGGGAGGGACTACTTGGGCGGGGCCTCTTCGACGCCTTCCCCGACAACCCCGACGACCCCAACGCGACCGGCGTGCGGAACCTCCGGGCCTCCCTCGTCCGGGTCCTGGCGACCCGGGCCCCGGACCGTATGCCCGTCCAGCAGTACGACATCCAACTGCCCGGGGGCGGCTTCGAGGAGCGGCACTGGAGCCCGCTCAACACGCCGGTGCTGTCGCCCGAGGGAGAGGTCGCCCACATCCTCCACCACGTCGAGGACGTCACGGAGGTCGTCCGCCTGCGGAGGGAGGGCAACGAGCAGAAGCTGGCTGAGGAGGCCCTCAGGCAATCCGGCGAGTGGTTCTCCACGACCCTCAACAGCATCGGCGACGCGGTCATCGCCACGGACTTCGCGGGCCGGGTCGTCTTCATGAACGCCGTCGCCGAGGCGTTGACCGGCTGGGCTTTCGCCCAGGCGAGAGGTCTGCCGCTCGATTCGGTGTTCGTCATCCTCAATGAAGCGACCCGCGACCCCGTGCCCAACCCGGTCGATACGGTCTTCGCCACGGGCAGGATTCAGGGGCTCGCCAACCATACCGTGCTCGTCGCGAAGGACGGGAGCGAATGTCCCATCGAGGATAGTGCCGCCCCCATCCTGGGCGACGATGGACACATCACGGGGGTCGTCCTCGTCTTCCACGACGCGAGCGAGCAGCGACGGGCCGAGCAGGCCCTCTCGGCCAGCGAGCGGCGTTTCGCCAGCTTCGCCGACGCCGCCCCGGCGATGCTCTGGGTCACCGAGCCGGATGGCACGTGCTCGTTCCTCTCCCAGGGCTGGTATGAGTTCACCGGCCAGAGAGAGGGCGAGGCCCTCGGGTTCGGCTGGCTCGACGCCGTCCATCCCGAGGACCGCGAGGACGCCGGACGTCTCTTCGTGGAGTCGAACGCCCGGCGGGAGATGTTCCGCTGCGAGTATCGCTTCCGCCGGGCCGACGGAGCGTATCGCTGGGGCATCGACATCGGCCGCCCGAGGTTCTCGCCGGAGGGCGAGTACCTGGGGTACGTGGGCTCGGTCATCGACATCCACGACCGCAAGCAGGCCGAGGACCGGCTACGAGCGAGTGAGGGGGAGGCCAAGCAGAGCCTCAGCCTGCTCTATGAACTGGTCCAGCAGTGCCCCTTCGGCATCTACATCGTCGATGCCGACTTCCGCATCGCCACGATGAACCGGGGGTCGCAGGAGGGGGCGTTCGTCAACGTCAGCCCGGTCATCGGGCGGCCCTTCGACGAGGCCATGCGGATCCTCTGGCCCGAGGCGGTCGCCGCCGATGTGATCCGGGCATTCCGCCACACGCTCGTCGCGGGCGAGCCTTATCACTCGAAGGAATTCGTCAACCCGCGGGCGGACAAAGACCGGGTGGAGGGTTACGAGTGGGAACTCCACCGCGTCACCCTGCCCGACGGGCGGCCGGGCGTGGCCTGCTATTTCTTCGACTCGACCAGGCTCAGGGAGGCCGAGTCCGCCCTCCGCGAGAACGGCCGGCGGAAGGACGAGTTCCTTGCCATGCTGGCCCACGAGCTGAGGAACCCGCTGGCCGCCGTCGGCAACGCCGCGACCGTCCTGAAGATGTCGAGCGACCCGGAGAACGTCGCCTTCGCGAAGGACATCATCGAGCGGCAGACGAGGCAGCTGGCCCGGCTCATCGACGATCTGCTGGACGTCTCCCGCATCACGAGCGGCAAGATTCGCCTGAGGCGTGAGCTGTGCGACGCGGGGACCATCCTGAGGCAGGCCATCGAGTCGGTCGAGCCGCTCATCCGTGAGCGGAAGCACCGGCTGGTCACCGAGTTCGAGGAGGGGGCGCTCCACCTGCGAGCCGACGCGACCCGCGTCGAGCAAATCGTAGTGAACCTGCTGACGAACGCGGCCAAGTACTCGGACAACGGCGGGCGGATTCGTCTCGTCGGCGAGCGTCAGGGCGACCAGGTCGTCATCAGCATCGAGGACGATGGCATCGGCATCCCGGCCGAGAAGCTGCCGCAGATGTTCGAGCTGTTCGCCCAGGGGGAACGCTCCATCGCCCGCTCCGAGGGGGGACTCGGCATCGGGCTGACCATCGTGCAGAAGCTGGCCGAGATGCACGGCGGAAGCGTCTCCGCCAGGAGCGACGGGCCGGGCAAGGGGAGCACCTTCGCCGTCCGCTTGCCTGCGGCCTCTCGTCCCGCCCCCCTGCCTGCCGGTCCCGGGGGTGTCGCCGCGCCGGGACTCCGCGGGTCGCGGATCCTCGTGGTCGACGACAACGTGGACACGGCACGCGGCCTCGTCCGGCTTCTGAAGCTCCTCGGCAACGAGGTCGAGTCGGCCCACGACGGGGCCTCGGCCATCGACACGGCCCGGCTCTTCAAGCCGGAGTTCGTGCTCCTGGATATCGGCCTTCCCGGCATGGACGGCTACGAGGTGGCCCGTCGGCTCCGGTCTGAGCCGTGCTGCACAGCGTCGGTCGTCATCGCCGTGTCGGGTTACGGGCAGGACGAGGACCGTCGCCGGTCCCGCGAAGCGGGCTTCGACCATCACCTGGTCAAGCCGGTGGACTTCGACCGGCTTGTCTCGCTCCTCACGCACGCCTTCTGA
- a CDS encoding alpha/beta hydrolase, whose amino-acid sequence MDYPKDAPKGDPPQPLPPRFDPPEASKEPVADEVSVFYGTDRRPLGPAAAADAGDSSSLRTAAQAACLALAGIASLVAVVTGRATLRAALLATAVLGVVGCVSARMWLGKRREIPAVADGKPIGYGPDRGEVRYGLCRVTIPRDHRLGVLESPSIFRLEFATDPARHVGLADVAEYPVDKFHARLRASLDEHQKARGKRQLLVFIHGFNNSFEYAARRTAQLAYDLEYEGVAMFWSWPSQGQIASYAHDENNVRWTEPHLERFLREVSARSGAETIHLIAHSMGNRCLTEALRRLSTGAGIPAAVREVVLTAPDIDAETFAEDVAPAIVGPGHRVTLYASSRDRALASSKELHGGPRLGESGNGIVIIPPLETIDVSAVDTSFLGHAYFGDNTSVISDLYYVLRGHPTSKRDGIVPKAHFGKAYWAFQPLVVP is encoded by the coding sequence GTGGATTATCCGAAGGATGCCCCTAAGGGTGACCCTCCCCAACCCTTACCCCCTCGGTTCGATCCGCCGGAGGCCTCGAAGGAGCCCGTCGCCGACGAAGTCTCCGTCTTCTACGGGACCGATCGGCGTCCACTCGGTCCCGCGGCCGCAGCCGACGCGGGCGACTCATCCAGTTTGAGGACCGCGGCGCAGGCCGCCTGCCTTGCCCTGGCCGGCATTGCATCGCTCGTGGCGGTCGTGACCGGGCGAGCAACCCTCAGGGCGGCCCTGCTTGCAACTGCCGTCCTGGGTGTCGTCGGATGCGTCTCGGCCCGGATGTGGCTGGGGAAGAGGCGGGAGATCCCAGCCGTCGCCGATGGGAAGCCGATCGGATATGGGCCCGACCGTGGCGAGGTCCGATACGGGTTGTGTCGCGTCACCATCCCACGCGACCACAGGCTCGGCGTGCTCGAGTCTCCATCGATCTTCCGCCTGGAATTCGCCACGGACCCGGCCCGGCACGTCGGCCTGGCCGACGTTGCCGAGTATCCCGTCGACAAATTTCACGCCCGGCTCCGGGCCTCCCTCGACGAGCACCAGAAGGCCCGCGGCAAGCGGCAACTCCTCGTCTTCATCCACGGGTTCAACAACAGCTTCGAGTATGCCGCCCGGCGCACCGCGCAGCTCGCCTACGACCTGGAGTACGAGGGCGTCGCTATGTTCTGGAGCTGGCCGTCGCAGGGCCAGATCGCCAGCTATGCCCACGACGAGAACAACGTCCGCTGGACCGAGCCGCACCTGGAGCGATTCCTGCGCGAGGTGTCCGCCCGCTCGGGGGCCGAGACGATCCACCTGATCGCGCATAGCATGGGCAATCGCTGCCTGACGGAGGCACTGCGCCGACTGTCCACCGGGGCGGGCATCCCGGCGGCGGTGCGCGAGGTCGTCCTGACGGCGCCGGACATCGACGCCGAGACGTTCGCCGAGGACGTGGCTCCGGCGATCGTCGGACCGGGCCATCGCGTGACGCTCTACGCCTCGTCGCGAGATCGCGCGCTGGCCAGCTCCAAGGAATTGCACGGCGGGCCGCGTCTGGGCGAGTCGGGTAATGGGATCGTGATCATCCCTCCGCTGGAGACCATCGACGTCTCGGCGGTGGACACCAGCTTCCTCGGGCACGCCTACTTTGGTGACAACACGTCGGTGATCTCGGACCTGTATTACGTTCTTCGCGGCCATCCCACGTCAAAGCGTGATGGGATCGTGCCCAAGGCGCATTTCGGCAAGGCATACTGGGCGTTCCAGCCGCTGGTCGTGCCGTGA
- a CDS encoding IS630 family transposase — MRRKKGAIERLYREPPADSAVVCLDEMGPESAKSFPGQNPLRTKPETTAEGSRQPAGRARQEADYGRRGKGYVFGAFRPATGEAFTRPYDSRSTRNWVEFLGQVEAWVPADAERVYAILDNLSAHRATDVLLFSLAHPRWEFVFQPVSAAYLNLIEPWWKVLRSLALKGRRFETWEEICQAVERATAYWNAHRHPFVWGRRRRHQPRRTPGIAAVPGVRTLAG, encoded by the coding sequence ATTCGCCGAAAAAAGGGGGCCATCGAGCGACTCTACCGCGAGCCTCCGGCGGATTCGGCGGTCGTCTGCCTCGACGAAATGGGGCCGGAGAGCGCCAAAAGCTTCCCGGGACAGAACCCCCTGCGAACCAAGCCCGAGACGACGGCCGAGGGCAGCCGCCAGCCCGCCGGCCGCGCTCGGCAGGAGGCCGACTACGGCCGCCGCGGCAAGGGTTACGTCTTCGGCGCCTTCCGACCCGCCACTGGCGAAGCCTTCACCCGCCCCTACGACAGCCGCTCGACCCGCAACTGGGTCGAGTTCCTCGGCCAGGTCGAGGCGTGGGTCCCGGCGGACGCCGAACGGGTCTACGCCATCCTCGACAACCTGAGCGCCCACCGCGCCACCGACGTGCTGCTGTTCAGCCTGGCCCATCCCCGCTGGGAGTTCGTCTTCCAGCCAGTCTCCGCGGCGTACCTGAACCTGATCGAGCCGTGGTGGAAGGTGCTGAGAAGCCTGGCGTTGAAGGGCCGCCGGTTCGAGACTTGGGAGGAGATCTGCCAGGCGGTCGAACGAGCGACAGCGTACTGGAACGCGCATCGTCACCCCTTCGTCTGGGGCCGTCGTCGTCGCCATCAACCACGCCGAACGCCGGGAATCGCCGCCGTACCGGGTGTCAGGACACTTGCCGGATGA
- a CDS encoding transposase has product MPGRTRTVVLFSDATILTETPPLRAAWARAGQQAEVPITGNRDRRVLFGAIAVGRGTLRLDRAGQWNQDSFQSHLRHFRSTWRGWRIVLFLDRGSPHTARRSRALAKQFSIELRFLPTACPELNPMEGLWREIKGQILANEPTPELDVSLERAVDHLMAMTGKQRRQTARILSENFWLAT; this is encoded by the coding sequence CTGCCCGGACGCACGCGCACCGTCGTCCTCTTCTCCGACGCCACCATCCTCACCGAGACTCCGCCGCTGCGGGCCGCCTGGGCCAGGGCTGGCCAGCAGGCCGAGGTGCCGATCACCGGCAACCGCGACCGCCGCGTCCTCTTCGGCGCCATCGCCGTGGGCCGCGGCACGCTCCGCCTGGACCGCGCCGGGCAATGGAACCAGGACAGTTTCCAGAGCCATCTGCGGCACTTCCGCTCGACCTGGCGCGGCTGGCGGATCGTGCTGTTCCTGGACCGGGGCTCGCCGCACACGGCCAGGCGGTCGCGGGCCCTGGCCAAGCAGTTCTCCATCGAGCTACGGTTCCTGCCGACGGCGTGCCCGGAGCTCAACCCGATGGAGGGCCTGTGGCGCGAGATCAAGGGGCAGATCCTGGCCAACGAGCCGACGCCCGAGCTGGACGTTTCGCTGGAGCGTGCCGTCGATCACCTGATGGCCATGACCGGCAAACAACGACGCCAAACCGCGCGCATCCTCTCCGAGAACTTCTGGCTAGCCACTTAG